From Pyrenophora tritici-repentis strain M4 chromosome Unknown M4_contig_00039, whole genome shotgun sequence, one genomic window encodes:
- a CDS encoding ComEC, membrane metal-binding protein, which translates to MLVITPTATTTPVFTAASTNIATAAPTLPILAIHSVLAALAIPAAPAVLAAPALANYAPTISALTALTPAAFTLNAPTPTVTALIAATLNALALTAIALATLAILATTTLLPLLLLLFLLLLLLRLLLLRPALATLTPTALTPPHSAILPITASALATSSISTIPVLLAALAFPAVPAVSTALFCPLPPTPPPPAVTAVSAAATAPLVAALTTLATFAFLAALNIFAINPTASVLAAPDTLTISTVLTLSLVLVTCTALNILITTPTTPAPVAASAPAILAAYNILTSTSYLLQLIYTSGYCYCYCYSPTFAILATLTVLTILAVLTILAVLIILAASAVLTILAVLVVLAASAVLTILAVLVVLAASAVLTILAVLVVLAASAVLSTLTALTILAVPAVLAIATINLIVNSLAVRPFLALPLLLLLSSQSSQSP; encoded by the exons atgctcgttattactcctacggctactactacacctgtgtttactgccgcttctacaaatatcgccactgcggcccctacgcttcctattcttgctatccactccgtccttgctgctctcgccattccagctgctcctgctgtcctcgctgctcctgctctcgctaattacgctcctactatttccgcccttactgctcttactcctgcagcttttactcttaatgcgcctactcctacggttactgctcttattgctgctactcttaatgctctagctctcactgctattgctctcgctactctcgctattcttgctactactact ctcctacccttgctactcctgctattcttactgctcctgctcctacggctcttacttctacgtcctgctcttgctactcttactcctaccgctcttactcctccgcattccgcaatcctccctattactgcttctgctctcgccacttcctctatctctactatccccgtccttcttgctgctctcgctttccccgctgttcccgctgtctctactgctctcttctgccccttacctcctacgcctcctccacctgcggtaactgcggtttcggcggccgctaccgctcctcttgtcgctgctcttactaccctcgctactttcgctttccttgctgctcttaatatcttcgctatcaatcctacggcttctgttctcgctgctcctgatactcttactatctctactgtccttactttgtcccttgtccttgtaacttgcactgctcttaatattcttattactactcctactacccctgcacctgttgccgcttctgcccctgctatccttgctgcttataatatccttacttctacctcttacctcttacagcttatatacacctccggctactgctattgctactgctactctcctactttcgctatcctcgctactcttactgtccttactatcctcgctgttcttactatcctcgctgtcctcattatcctcgctgcttccgctgtccttacaatcctcgctgtcctcgttgtcctcgctgcttccgctgtccttacaatcctcgctgtcctcgttgtcctcgctgcttccgctgtccttacaatcctcgctgtcctcgttgtcctcgctgcttccgctgtcctttctacccttactgcccttactatcctcgctgttcccgctgtccttgcaatcgctacaattaacttaatagttaattcccttgccgttcgcccctttcttgcgctgcccttgttgctcttactgtcctcgcaatcatcgcaatcaccttaa